In Sulfuracidifex metallicus DSM 6482 = JCM 9184, a single window of DNA contains:
- a CDS encoding PQQ-binding-like beta-propeller repeat protein — MDKRIATVLIVGLVIGLLIGGTVGFFFSHSSPSSEITSSSEYSSSESQVTPTTLHQQENETFNVYMDGILFTDYLYPSNIPSSSDPSSFNMYGMTSNRDPVISGNLNVSWLTPLMGNFEQNMTLWNEINQKLGKSFGAAYRQATGIAVGPTEANNIVYVSSDAGWVYGVNEFTGKIIFMLYTPGTLSMWEPVVYNGIGIVGLGSAMFDYQQGALNGFGGGHRGQYTGINGLLAFNATTGKPLWLDLTRSQAMPTGVVENGTVYWDDGDGVIHATNVTNGKTLWTYEYDGSGNMASLDYYHGIVIAGFSQAYPTNVSALVGVYASNGSLAWMIKLPYATTSAVGDAVMAVYNGYLVDGFLGFAKGSMPLLKDINSRQVLLVANATTGKIIWIENVTNGTVHPGDTNNGYNPEIVNGVIYEPTIEGKVIAYNLTTGNILWESPKLSNGVLQAAPTYYNGYLLVPAGTSIAVLNSTNGNVINVFHTQFIMRQQMMVVGNTVIEASGTNYLFAVPFYNLLHDSSISDIGMS, encoded by the coding sequence ATGGATAAAAGAATTGCAACAGTCCTAATAGTGGGCTTAGTTATAGGCCTGCTAATTGGGGGCACGGTTGGTTTCTTTTTTAGTCATTCGAGTCCATCTTCAGAGATAACGTCGTCCAGTGAGTACTCAAGTAGCGAAAGTCAAGTGACTCCTACTACTCTGCATCAACAAGAGAATGAAACATTTAATGTTTATATGGACGGGATTCTCTTCACAGATTACTTATATCCTTCAAATATTCCCTCTTCGTCTGATCCGTCGTCTTTTAACATGTACGGTATGACTTCCAACAGAGATCCTGTAATTTCAGGTAACCTTAACGTATCCTGGTTAACTCCGCTCATGGGTAACTTCGAGCAAAATATGACCTTATGGAACGAGATTAATCAGAAGCTTGGAAAATCGTTTGGAGCAGCTTATAGGCAAGCAACGGGTATAGCTGTAGGTCCGACAGAGGCAAATAACATTGTTTATGTATCCAGCGATGCTGGTTGGGTATACGGAGTAAATGAGTTTACTGGAAAGATAATTTTCATGTTGTACACCCCTGGAACGCTAAGTATGTGGGAACCAGTTGTCTATAACGGCATAGGAATTGTAGGATTAGGCAGCGCAATGTTTGACTATCAACAAGGCGCTCTTAACGGATTTGGAGGAGGACATAGAGGACAATACACAGGAATAAATGGTCTGCTTGCTTTCAACGCAACTACTGGGAAACCACTGTGGTTAGATCTAACAAGATCTCAAGCTATGCCTACGGGAGTAGTAGAAAATGGAACTGTATATTGGGACGATGGCGACGGAGTTATTCATGCAACAAACGTAACTAACGGTAAAACTCTCTGGACGTATGAATACGATGGAAGCGGTAATATGGCATCTCTAGACTACTATCACGGTATAGTTATAGCAGGGTTTTCGCAAGCTTACCCAACTAACGTTTCCGCTTTGGTGGGAGTTTATGCATCTAACGGCAGTTTGGCTTGGATGATTAAGTTACCATACGCTACAACCTCAGCCGTAGGAGATGCAGTAATGGCCGTCTATAACGGTTATCTAGTTGACGGATTCTTAGGTTTTGCCAAGGGGAGTATGCCCCTATTAAAGGATATTAATTCAAGACAAGTCCTCCTTGTAGCTAATGCAACAACTGGTAAGATAATTTGGATAGAGAACGTCACTAACGGAACTGTTCATCCTGGCGATACAAACAACGGTTATAACCCAGAGATAGTTAACGGCGTCATTTATGAACCTACAATAGAAGGAAAAGTGATAGCATATAACTTAACTACTGGAAACATACTATGGGAATCTCCGAAGCTATCAAACGGAGTTCTACAAGCTGCACCTACGTATTACAACGGTTACTTATTGGTACCAGCAGGAACTTCAATTGCAGTGCTTAATTCTACAAATGGGAACGTGATAAACGTATTCCATACACAGTTCATAATGAGACAGCAGATGATGGTAGTAGGTAACACTGTAATAGAGGCTAGCGGAACTAACTACTTGTTCGCAGTTCCGTTCTATAATTTGTTACACGATTCCTCTATCTCTGACATAGGAATGTCTTAA
- a CDS encoding DUF929 domain-containing protein, translated as MKGREKFVLLGVLTILIAGAVVPEFFAAYSGASNSSTTYPAASVTVANNQVPPMYATVPSGKFFYASSEDFAPPGQVDVYLVGWTGCHVALSDGWPLYIIMSGFGQLNYTFGTSNPYRPFPNTTGLIFTEYQPYEPDEPVHFYYIYLYNKWMNETANCEPIPQGDLIPVGANETEHFLPTPLAQLVMHYQLDAMFNGTHEPLAILKTHIVTVLIITGPNGTYMAYGPLYNILPLKEANGQYIMEHIYDHKMFPNIWQGVNVIESTIREAAGTSLNVTFPQ; from the coding sequence TTGAAAGGAAGGGAAAAGTTTGTCCTGCTCGGAGTATTAACTATCCTAATCGCAGGAGCAGTGGTTCCAGAGTTTTTTGCTGCGTACTCTGGAGCGTCAAACTCTTCAACGACTTATCCTGCAGCATCTGTTACAGTAGCAAACAATCAAGTTCCGCCGATGTATGCCACAGTACCTTCAGGAAAGTTCTTCTACGCATCCTCTGAGGACTTTGCCCCACCAGGACAAGTTGACGTGTATTTAGTAGGGTGGACTGGGTGCCACGTCGCATTATCTGATGGATGGCCTCTTTACATTATCATGTCTGGGTTTGGACAACTGAATTACACCTTCGGAACGTCTAATCCTTATAGACCGTTCCCTAACACGACCGGACTCATATTCACTGAGTACCAACCCTATGAACCTGATGAGCCAGTCCACTTCTACTATATTTATTTATACAACAAGTGGATGAATGAAACTGCTAACTGTGAACCAATTCCTCAGGGAGACTTAATTCCAGTGGGAGCAAATGAAACAGAGCATTTCCTGCCAACTCCATTAGCTCAATTGGTAATGCACTATCAACTGGACGCTATGTTTAATGGAACTCACGAACCTTTAGCTATCTTAAAGACTCACATAGTTACTGTATTAATAATAACCGGACCTAACGGAACTTATATGGCATACGGTCCTCTATATAATATACTTCCATTGAAGGAAGCTAACGGACAGTACATAATGGAGCATATATACGACCATAAAATGTTCCCCAACATCTGGCAGGGAGTTAACGTAATAGAGAGCACTATAAGAGAAGCAGCCGGAACATCATTAAACGTAACCTTTCCACAATAA
- a CDS encoding MFS transporter — translation MLGIAFSSTSLKYTGLTSAEASTVVSMGLFGYIPGALLLGYLGDKVGRKPMLMVTALLTAVGSLGNALSVNYPMFVLFRFITGMGIGGDLILVPTYIVEMVPAKNRAKYFNLVYIAGWAGLGLGPFMASYIDVANPAIGWRIIFMLGATLAFITLAIRGHASETVRMLALQGKVQEAERVVSEMEKKAMEKTGMKRLPEPVPLQFEERKVDPFYVFKNPKYRIRVILIMLAVFFFYFGEYPYLTEFLLWTGSVSSLSSSANQVTLLYGDAGVATFLGAIVLRYVVEKVRRSILVTFSYFVGMVLGVAIAVIGATSANLDLMAAGFVLANLIGVGWSNQLNYLNGTENVPTYARGTAFAFIDGFAHLGAAISTAIILSLISTVGAIPIWIGFQIPMVILGLSLIIILPNTIGKSLEEINEAKTGL, via the coding sequence ATGTTAGGAATAGCATTCTCTTCCACGTCGTTGAAGTACACCGGCTTAACATCCGCTGAAGCGTCAACAGTAGTTTCCATGGGATTGTTTGGTTATATCCCAGGTGCACTTCTGCTGGGTTACTTAGGCGACAAAGTAGGCAGAAAACCTATGCTGATGGTAACTGCACTTTTGACTGCGGTAGGAAGCTTAGGTAACGCGCTTTCGGTTAATTATCCCATGTTCGTGCTATTTAGATTCATAACCGGCATGGGAATTGGAGGAGATCTGATACTTGTTCCTACATACATAGTTGAAATGGTTCCGGCTAAAAACAGAGCTAAGTACTTCAACTTAGTTTACATTGCTGGGTGGGCTGGACTAGGTCTAGGACCATTCATGGCATCTTACATAGATGTGGCAAATCCTGCAATAGGATGGAGGATAATTTTCATGCTAGGAGCAACTTTAGCTTTCATAACCCTTGCAATAAGAGGTCATGCGTCTGAGACAGTCAGGATGCTTGCCCTTCAGGGAAAGGTACAAGAGGCCGAAAGAGTTGTGTCTGAAATGGAGAAGAAGGCAATGGAAAAGACTGGGATGAAGCGATTACCTGAACCAGTTCCCCTTCAATTCGAAGAGAGAAAGGTGGATCCATTCTACGTGTTTAAAAATCCTAAGTACAGAATTAGGGTAATACTGATAATGCTCGCTGTTTTCTTCTTCTACTTTGGGGAGTATCCTTACCTGACGGAATTTCTGTTGTGGACTGGCAGCGTTAGTTCTTTGTCATCATCGGCAAACCAAGTAACCTTACTTTACGGAGATGCAGGCGTTGCAACCTTCTTGGGAGCCATAGTCTTAAGATACGTGGTAGAAAAGGTAAGGAGATCAATACTTGTAACGTTCTCTTACTTCGTGGGTATGGTTTTAGGAGTCGCAATAGCTGTTATTGGAGCGACGTCAGCAAATCTGGATCTAATGGCTGCAGGATTCGTGTTGGCTAATTTAATAGGAGTAGGCTGGAGTAATCAACTGAACTATTTGAACGGAACTGAAAACGTTCCTACGTATGCGAGGGGAACCGCGTTCGCCTTCATAGATGGTTTCGCACACCTAGGTGCAGCAATCTCAACCGCAATAATCCTGAGTCTAATCAGCACAGTAGGAGCTATACCAATTTGGATAGGTTTCCAGATTCCTATGGTAATTCTAGGATTGAGCTTAATAATAATATTACCAAACACTATAGGAAAGAGTTTAGAAGAAATTAACGAGGCTAAGACTGGGCTATAA
- the crn1 gene encoding CRISPR-associated ring nuclease Crn1 yields the protein MKLIATLGTSPGGVLETFEYLRKKGDLVTDIVIITTGNPNVKKAYDYLLSMFSCCIKLKYQDVYIEEIRLPFDDITSEEDLIQLMKIASDKVNAGDYVDITGGRKAISMVMGMLAFKNGAKVITTIVPQEKYNEVQQEMKSNRKPIRGECTDQDREYFCKLIANNATTIEISDRLI from the coding sequence ATGAAGTTAATTGCGACCTTAGGTACATCCCCTGGAGGTGTACTAGAGACATTCGAATATCTGAGAAAAAAGGGAGATTTAGTTACTGATATAGTAATTATTACGACTGGAAATCCTAATGTTAAGAAAGCCTACGATTATCTTCTATCGATGTTCTCGTGTTGTATAAAATTAAAGTATCAAGACGTTTATATCGAAGAAATAAGGCTTCCATTTGACGACATTACATCTGAGGAAGATTTAATACAACTGATGAAAATAGCGAGCGATAAAGTTAACGCTGGGGATTATGTTGATATTACCGGAGGAAGAAAGGCAATTAGCATGGTAATGGGAATGTTAGCCTTTAAGAACGGAGCTAAAGTAATCACCACTATAGTACCTCAGGAAAAATACAACGAAGTCCAGCAGGAAATGAAGTCTAACAGGAAGCCTATAAGAGGCGAGTGCACGGATCAAGACAGGGAATATTTCTGTAAATTAATAGCAAATAACGCTACAACTATAGAGATATCTGATAGATTAATATAA
- a CDS encoding LamG domain-containing protein — translation MPKVSRRVFIGLLASSAVASAGLILDLDKRGTQKQEAITTGESSGNTTTVTTTKNGSTSVSGVSTSVKTLGAIPIVKLIGISTFQAISSSGDVIFSGSCSEGSGTCGIYEAMTYVKDNYGIGRVELLGSFYPVGSPSPVQGVQLHGDATIYLSPTSLPFVLSSQRAGSIKLLWYQDVGIVNTLLSKTPSFSLSPYVYFPSMASSLFFANGNQSLGTPSSFTVAAWVNGGQNNNAGYVVTYGSLNAGISWTIQYGYGYVIFNTPYKTVQYSYDSSPFHVAVTYDNGVANMYVNGDPVTSSSCTISYVNPSYLWISNFPAKNQQSGISPTSAFPTIENVQFYNKALSPSQVKAISSPTADPVDPSISFWGLYRYIFYVGDLITGIGFQRMGGPLEGGVF, via the coding sequence ATGCCTAAGGTCTCCAGAAGGGTATTTATAGGACTATTAGCATCAAGCGCAGTAGCCTCAGCTGGTTTAATATTAGATCTAGATAAGAGAGGAACTCAGAAACAAGAAGCTATAACTACGGGTGAGTCGAGCGGTAATACAACCACAGTGACTACAACTAAAAACGGCTCGACCTCCGTTAGTGGTGTTTCTACTTCTGTCAAGACGTTAGGAGCCATTCCAATAGTCAAGCTTATAGGCATTTCTACCTTTCAAGCTATATCTTCAAGTGGAGACGTGATATTCTCGGGCTCATGTTCTGAAGGAAGTGGAACTTGCGGAATTTACGAAGCCATGACATATGTTAAGGATAACTATGGCATAGGTAGAGTGGAGCTATTGGGTAGTTTCTATCCTGTTGGATCACCTTCTCCAGTTCAAGGAGTTCAGCTTCACGGCGATGCAACGATCTATCTATCTCCAACTAGCCTACCTTTCGTGCTTTCCTCTCAGAGGGCGGGTTCCATTAAACTCCTATGGTATCAGGACGTTGGAATAGTTAACACGTTGTTGTCAAAAACTCCTTCATTCTCCCTTTCTCCCTACGTATATTTCCCCAGCATGGCAAGTTCCCTCTTCTTCGCCAACGGAAACCAATCCCTAGGTACTCCTTCCTCTTTCACTGTAGCAGCTTGGGTAAACGGAGGTCAAAATAACAATGCTGGATACGTTGTAACCTACGGTTCTCTCAACGCTGGCATCTCCTGGACAATTCAATATGGATATGGCTACGTAATCTTTAATACACCATATAAAACAGTTCAATATAGTTATGACTCCTCTCCTTTTCACGTCGCAGTTACATATGATAACGGTGTTGCGAACATGTACGTAAACGGCGATCCAGTAACTTCATCATCGTGTACCATATCTTACGTAAATCCATCTTACCTTTGGATAAGTAACTTCCCAGCTAAAAACCAGCAATCAGGAATCTCCCCTACATCAGCATTTCCAACCATAGAAAACGTCCAGTTCTACAATAAGGCTCTTTCCCCATCTCAAGTTAAGGCGATATCATCTCCTACAGCAGATCCCGTCGACCCATCAATCTCATTCTGGGGACTATATCGTTACATCTTCTACGTAGGCGACCTTATTACTGGGATCGGATTTCAGAGGATGGGAGGACCCCTAGAGGGAGGTGTATTCTAA
- a CDS encoding glycosyltransferase family A protein: protein MEVTVAIPTHKNDGKTIFFTLQALSKQTFSDFSLLMAYKPSENDHTLDVVEKFTKELDIKVLIQSEGYLDEAMNSIYSASKGDILITTDDDSVPSLNWVEAHVNAHEKHYDSGVLGPFSGLVRPSSFLRSIYGDIFEIPLESDMRTFNNYFSKTGLLVRNHSLPRENYKVKTFNPIGVNMSVKREVYSDFRLLPMTIRGINNEPYLCLHAYEKGLPCALINDNLSVEHFDRDSMSRPKTLNGVIERFAEASLSIYYLAKKGYTLDLRRLKMDLFFKSIPWRLRNNPLTKAQLQGIMTGIKISLYALKENKDEVWIRNTLKQIQGGKLDPIEIAGNFNA, encoded by the coding sequence TTGGAAGTTACGGTTGCCATACCAACGCATAAAAATGATGGGAAAACTATATTCTTCACTTTGCAAGCTTTGTCGAAGCAGACCTTTTCAGATTTCTCATTACTGATGGCTTATAAACCTAGTGAAAACGATCATACACTCGACGTAGTAGAAAAGTTCACCAAGGAACTTGACATAAAAGTGCTTATTCAAAGTGAAGGATATCTGGATGAGGCAATGAACTCAATATATTCAGCTTCGAAGGGTGATATTTTAATCACTACGGACGATGATTCAGTTCCATCATTAAATTGGGTCGAAGCTCACGTAAATGCCCATGAAAAGCACTATGATTCAGGAGTGTTAGGACCTTTTTCAGGACTTGTCAGGCCTTCATCTTTCTTAAGAAGTATTTATGGAGATATCTTTGAGATTCCCTTAGAGAGTGACATGCGAACTTTCAATAACTACTTTTCGAAGACAGGTCTATTAGTTAGGAATCATTCCTTACCTCGAGAAAACTACAAGGTGAAGACATTCAATCCAATAGGTGTAAATATGAGTGTAAAAAGGGAGGTCTACTCTGACTTCAGGCTTCTTCCAATGACAATTAGGGGAATAAATAACGAACCTTACCTTTGTCTTCACGCTTATGAAAAGGGACTTCCGTGTGCATTGATTAATGATAATTTATCAGTAGAGCATTTCGATCGTGATTCAATGAGCCGTCCTAAAACATTGAACGGCGTTATAGAAAGGTTTGCGGAAGCTTCTCTTTCTATTTATTATCTAGCTAAGAAAGGTTATACTCTAGACTTGAGAAGATTAAAAATGGATTTATTCTTCAAGTCAATTCCATGGAGACTCAGGAACAATCCCTTAACGAAAGCACAGCTACAAGGGATTATGACCGGAATAAAAATATCCCTTTATGCTTTGAAGGAGAATAAGGATGAGGTCTGGATAAGAAATACTTTGAAACAGATTCAGGGCGGAAAACTGGATCCAATAGAAATAGCGGGTAATTTTAATGCCTAA
- a CDS encoding glycosyltransferase family 4 protein, which produces MKENFCQRISLRFCQDIIDIDAFQTVKPVELKRPAVVFVGGMGYPPNREAALSILRISEILKEKGKGNINFYLVGPSPPPTSPPIYSTGYVESTIAYIKAADICIAPIKRGGGVKLKTLEYMASGKPIIATHKAVEGIDKINYIHAEKEEEFTNAIEEILKNGESMNFQENMKLVKEKHSPTFAANKLIYNLKKLIK; this is translated from the coding sequence TTGAAAGAGAACTTCTGTCAAAGAATTTCGCTGAGATTCTGCCAAGACATCATTGACATTGACGCGTTCCAGACAGTTAAGCCAGTAGAGCTCAAGAGACCTGCAGTAGTTTTCGTAGGGGGAATGGGATATCCTCCCAATAGGGAGGCCGCTCTATCTATTTTGAGAATTTCAGAGATACTTAAAGAAAAAGGGAAAGGGAACATTAATTTTTACTTAGTTGGACCTTCTCCTCCTCCTACAAGTCCTCCAATTTATTCAACAGGTTATGTAGAGTCAACTATTGCTTACATTAAAGCGGCAGATATTTGTATTGCACCCATCAAGAGAGGAGGAGGAGTTAAATTAAAGACTTTGGAATATATGGCATCTGGAAAACCCATCATAGCCACACATAAGGCCGTTGAGGGTATAGACAAAATTAACTACATTCATGCCGAAAAAGAAGAGGAATTTACAAATGCTATTGAAGAAATTCTAAAGAATGGAGAGAGCATGAATTTTCAGGAAAACATGAAATTGGTTAAAGAGAAGCACTCACCTACATTTGCTGCAAACAAGTTAATATATAATTTAAAAAAATTAATTAAATAA
- a CDS encoding winged helix-turn-helix domain-containing protein, producing MKRRTRRNKIAIIRSILSSATNEIQKTALMYAVNLNHKTISYYLNELIKRGLISETANKGFQTTEKGKLLAKRIEEYEKHLEEAEKIKKSVLEVFDNKSKRNSKAVTEMGLH from the coding sequence ATGAAAAGAAGAACTAGGAGAAATAAGATAGCCATAATAAGGTCTATACTTAGTTCAGCAACAAACGAAATACAAAAGACTGCCCTAATGTATGCAGTAAACTTAAACCACAAAACTATCTCCTATTATTTAAATGAATTAATAAAAAGAGGGCTAATTTCAGAAACAGCAAATAAGGGATTTCAAACTACTGAGAAGGGTAAACTTCTTGCAAAGAGAATTGAAGAATATGAAAAACATTTAGAGGAGGCAGAAAAAATTAAGAAAAGCGTACTTGAAGTTTTCGATAACAAGAGTAAGAGGAATTCTAAAGCAGTAACTGAAATGGGATTACATTAA
- a CDS encoding glycosyltransferase, whose amino-acid sequence MYPKVSVFVVHFNSMKAKDLAKENIKALSQLDYPDYEVIMVDNGSSDHTFEFLDENINDSRFKIIRSDTNTFFGGGNNIAFKYASP is encoded by the coding sequence GTGTATCCTAAAGTATCAGTCTTTGTAGTCCATTTCAACTCAATGAAAGCAAAAGATCTAGCTAAAGAAAACATTAAGGCATTATCTCAATTGGATTACCCTGACTATGAGGTAATTATGGTAGATAACGGTTCCAGTGATCACACGTTTGAGTTCTTGGACGAGAATATAAATGATTCTCGTTTTAAGATAATTAGATCTGATACAAATACCTTTTTTGGTGGAGGAAATAACATAGCCTTTAAGTATGCTTCCCCCTGA